In one window of Vulpes vulpes isolate BD-2025 chromosome 1, VulVul3, whole genome shotgun sequence DNA:
- the HDAC2 gene encoding histone deacetylase 2 isoform X1 has protein sequence MAYSQGGGKKKVCYYYDGDIGNYYYGQGHPMKPHRIRMTHNLLLNYGLYRKMEIYRPHKATAEEMTKYHSDEYIKFLRSIRPDNMSEYSKQMQRFNVGEDCPVFDGLFEFCQLSTGGSVAGAVKLNRQQTDMAVNWAGGLHHAKKSEASGFCYVNDIVLAILELLKYHQRVLYIDIDIHHGDGVEEAFYTTDRVMTVSFHKYGEYFPGTGDLRDIGAGKGKYYAVNFPMRDGIDDESYGQIFKPIISKVMEMYQPSAVVLQCGADSLSGDRLGCFNLTVKGHAKCVEVVKTFNLPLLMLGGGGYTIRNVARCWTYETAVALDCEIPNELPYNDYFEYFGPDFKLHISPSNMTNQNTPEYMEKIKQRLFENLRMLPHAPGVQMQAIPEDAVHEDSGDEDGEDPDKRISIRASDKRIACDEEFSDSEDEGEGGRRNVADHKKGAKKARIEEDKKETEDKKADVKEEDKSKDSSGEKTDTKGAKSEQLSNP, from the exons gtgATATTGGAAATTACTATTATGGACAGGGTCATCCCATGAAACCTCATAGAATCCGCATGACCCATAACTTGCTGCTAAATTATGGCTtatatagaaaaatggaaatatac AGGCCCCACAAAGCCACTGCTGAAGAAATGACAAAATACCACAGTGATGAGTACATCAAATTTCTACGTTCAATAAGACCAGATAACATGTCTGAGTATAGTAAGCAGATGCAGAGAT TTAATGTTGGAGAAGACTGTCCAGTGTTTGACGGACTCTTTGAGTTTTGCCAGCTCTCaacgggtggctcagttg ctggTGCTGTGAAGTTAAACCGACAACAAACTGATATGGCTGTTAACTGGGCTGGAGGATTACATCATGCTAAGAAATCAGAAGCGTCAGGATTCTGTTACGTTAATGATATTGTACTTGCCATCCTTGAGTTACTAAA GTATCATCAGAGAGTGTtatatattgatattgatatcCATCACGGTGATGGTGTTGAAGAAGCTTTTTACACAACAGATCGTGTAATGACTGTATCATTCCATAAATATGGGGAGTACTTTCCTGGAACAGGAGACTTGAGG GATATTGGTGCAGGAAAAGGCAAATACTATGCTGTCAATTTTCCAATGAGAGATGGTATAGATGATGAATCCTATGGGCAAATATTTAAGCCT ATTATCTCAAAAGTGATGGAGATGTATCAACCCAGTGCTGTGGTGCTACAGTGTGGTGCAGACTCACTGTCTGGTGATAGGCTTGGTTGCTTCAATCTGACAGTCAAAG gtcatgctAAATGTGTAGAAGTTGTGAAAACTTTCAATTTACCATTACTGATGCTTGGGGGAGGTGGATACACAATTCGTAATGTTGCTCGATGTTGGACGTACGAGACTGCGGTTGCCCTTGATTGTGAGATTCCCAACG aaCTGCCATATAATGATTACTTTGAGTATTTTGGCCCGGACTTCAAACTGCATATTAGTCCTTCAAATATGACAAACCAGAACACTCCAGAATATATGGAAAAGATAAA ACAgcgtttatttgaaaatttacgCATGTTACCTCATGCACCTGGCGTCCAGATGCAAGCAATCCCAGAAGACGCTGTTCATGAAGACAGCGGAGATGAAGATGGAGAAGATCCAGACAAGAGAATTTCTA TTCGAGCATCAGACAAACGGATAGCTTGTGATGAAGAATTCTCAGATTCGGAggatgaaggagaaggaggacGTAGAAATGTGGCCGATCAtaagaaaggagcaaagaaagCTAGAATTGAAGAAGAcaagaaggaaacagaggacAAAAAAGCag ATGTTAAGGAAGAAGATAAATCCAAGGACAGTAGTGGTGAAAAAACAGATACCAAAGG AGCCAAATCAGAACAGCTCAGCAACCCTTGA
- the HDAC2 gene encoding histone deacetylase 2 isoform X2 — translation MKPHRIRMTHNLLLNYGLYRKMEIYRPHKATAEEMTKYHSDEYIKFLRSIRPDNMSEYSKQMQRFNVGEDCPVFDGLFEFCQLSTGGSVAGAVKLNRQQTDMAVNWAGGLHHAKKSEASGFCYVNDIVLAILELLKYHQRVLYIDIDIHHGDGVEEAFYTTDRVMTVSFHKYGEYFPGTGDLRDIGAGKGKYYAVNFPMRDGIDDESYGQIFKPIISKVMEMYQPSAVVLQCGADSLSGDRLGCFNLTVKGHAKCVEVVKTFNLPLLMLGGGGYTIRNVARCWTYETAVALDCEIPNELPYNDYFEYFGPDFKLHISPSNMTNQNTPEYMEKIKQRLFENLRMLPHAPGVQMQAIPEDAVHEDSGDEDGEDPDKRISIRASDKRIACDEEFSDSEDEGEGGRRNVADHKKGAKKARIEEDKKETEDKKADVKEEDKSKDSSGEKTDTKGAKSEQLSNP, via the exons ATGAAACCTCATAGAATCCGCATGACCCATAACTTGCTGCTAAATTATGGCTtatatagaaaaatggaaatatac AGGCCCCACAAAGCCACTGCTGAAGAAATGACAAAATACCACAGTGATGAGTACATCAAATTTCTACGTTCAATAAGACCAGATAACATGTCTGAGTATAGTAAGCAGATGCAGAGAT TTAATGTTGGAGAAGACTGTCCAGTGTTTGACGGACTCTTTGAGTTTTGCCAGCTCTCaacgggtggctcagttg ctggTGCTGTGAAGTTAAACCGACAACAAACTGATATGGCTGTTAACTGGGCTGGAGGATTACATCATGCTAAGAAATCAGAAGCGTCAGGATTCTGTTACGTTAATGATATTGTACTTGCCATCCTTGAGTTACTAAA GTATCATCAGAGAGTGTtatatattgatattgatatcCATCACGGTGATGGTGTTGAAGAAGCTTTTTACACAACAGATCGTGTAATGACTGTATCATTCCATAAATATGGGGAGTACTTTCCTGGAACAGGAGACTTGAGG GATATTGGTGCAGGAAAAGGCAAATACTATGCTGTCAATTTTCCAATGAGAGATGGTATAGATGATGAATCCTATGGGCAAATATTTAAGCCT ATTATCTCAAAAGTGATGGAGATGTATCAACCCAGTGCTGTGGTGCTACAGTGTGGTGCAGACTCACTGTCTGGTGATAGGCTTGGTTGCTTCAATCTGACAGTCAAAG gtcatgctAAATGTGTAGAAGTTGTGAAAACTTTCAATTTACCATTACTGATGCTTGGGGGAGGTGGATACACAATTCGTAATGTTGCTCGATGTTGGACGTACGAGACTGCGGTTGCCCTTGATTGTGAGATTCCCAACG aaCTGCCATATAATGATTACTTTGAGTATTTTGGCCCGGACTTCAAACTGCATATTAGTCCTTCAAATATGACAAACCAGAACACTCCAGAATATATGGAAAAGATAAA ACAgcgtttatttgaaaatttacgCATGTTACCTCATGCACCTGGCGTCCAGATGCAAGCAATCCCAGAAGACGCTGTTCATGAAGACAGCGGAGATGAAGATGGAGAAGATCCAGACAAGAGAATTTCTA TTCGAGCATCAGACAAACGGATAGCTTGTGATGAAGAATTCTCAGATTCGGAggatgaaggagaaggaggacGTAGAAATGTGGCCGATCAtaagaaaggagcaaagaaagCTAGAATTGAAGAAGAcaagaaggaaacagaggacAAAAAAGCag ATGTTAAGGAAGAAGATAAATCCAAGGACAGTAGTGGTGAAAAAACAGATACCAAAGG AGCCAAATCAGAACAGCTCAGCAACCCTTGA